A single region of the Pontimicrobium sp. SW4 genome encodes:
- a CDS encoding SusC/RagA family TonB-linked outer membrane protein, giving the protein MKTKFSGILTLLLAFVVQFTFAQGKTISGTISDQSGMPLPGVNIIVKNTTNGTQTDFDGNYTITANVGDVLVFTYVGLKTVEQTVGAANTINVTMEEDAAVLDEVVVTGVAGATSRKKLSVTVAKVSTEQIEKVPAGSAASALQGKVAGVSVTNLGRPGQGATLLLRGAANFYGSQAPLVLLDGVFVEGGLGDINVDDIASFEIVKGASASSLYGSRAGNGVISITSKRGKLGKSEITLRSEVGFSKINNYIETNQSHGYELASDWEQFKGQYTKYEGVTYPAGYQGVWAASGVNAVTGGRIESADGYSDNPYGVYNNFQDAFFKNGINTTNYASISSGNDKSRVFFSSENTEAEGVLEETDGYTRNGLRLNADYYFNDWIKFTTSNAFIKLNDNSPGGGNDIYRTIARLAPDAQLFVENPDGQPYWYKPDPWESEISNPLYNLYVRDAKAKQQRFLGSYNLNLRLTDAVTAELEYAFESNNYRFTRHNKYETYTTTGDPIGFGYSEGSLNKNSSFELSQKAQATINYAKTFGDLEVKGKLSYLLEDRAYEQVSASGQNYLFRGLPTLDNFANADISASSDQNAERAQNMFVIGGLVYKDRYIIDALFRRDGSSLFGANERWNNYYRVSGAYRVTQDIEIPGVQELKLNFARGTSGQRPGFSWQYEQTALGGGSLSTNRIKGNPDLKPSLTTENEFGLNASFLDRFTLEAAYSNQVSTDQFMLVSLFAPANAGKNRQWQNVGDLESNTIEVSLNSQIIDTPNVKWDLGVNFTTVDSKITKLNAPEQQVGPSGLFLLREGIEYGSMYGRRFVTDLATMANQLPSGMSIGDYSVNSDGVVVETSQIGTTGEAAIIEVDANGTPVFEKIGNQNADFNVGIVSNFSYKKLDFYMLWDWKQGGDIYNVNGQWTTISERNAIVDQAGKPDSEKKTRVYYGSLYDVNQNNAFWVEDGSFVKLKEASVSYTFDSKQIPFLSSLKVSLIGRNLLTFSDYKGWDPEIANYDGGTQQYYSVDYGVYPNQSSYSMSVQIKF; this is encoded by the coding sequence ATGAAAACAAAGTTTAGTGGAATTTTAACGCTATTACTGGCGTTTGTTGTGCAATTTACCTTTGCACAAGGAAAAACAATTTCGGGAACAATTTCAGATCAATCTGGAATGCCTTTACCTGGAGTTAACATTATTGTAAAAAACACGACTAACGGTACTCAAACTGATTTTGATGGTAATTATACTATTACTGCCAATGTTGGTGATGTATTAGTTTTTACCTATGTAGGATTAAAAACTGTTGAGCAAACTGTTGGAGCTGCAAATACGATTAATGTTACAATGGAAGAAGATGCTGCCGTATTAGACGAAGTAGTAGTAACTGGTGTGGCAGGAGCTACATCTAGAAAAAAACTATCGGTTACTGTAGCAAAAGTTAGTACTGAGCAAATTGAAAAAGTACCAGCTGGTTCTGCAGCTAGTGCGCTTCAAGGTAAAGTTGCTGGTGTCTCTGTAACAAACTTAGGTCGTCCTGGACAAGGAGCAACTCTTCTTCTAAGAGGTGCAGCCAATTTTTATGGTTCGCAAGCACCATTAGTATTATTAGATGGTGTATTTGTTGAAGGTGGTCTTGGAGATATAAATGTTGATGATATTGCATCTTTTGAAATTGTAAAAGGAGCATCTGCTTCATCTTTATACGGGTCAAGAGCTGGAAATGGAGTTATATCTATTACTTCTAAAAGAGGTAAACTTGGTAAATCTGAGATTACACTTAGATCAGAAGTTGGATTCTCTAAAATCAATAACTACATTGAAACTAACCAATCTCATGGTTACGAGCTAGCCTCAGATTGGGAACAATTTAAAGGGCAATACACAAAATATGAAGGTGTAACCTATCCAGCTGGTTACCAAGGTGTATGGGCTGCTTCAGGTGTAAACGCAGTTACTGGTGGTAGAATTGAATCTGCCGATGGTTATTCTGACAACCCTTATGGTGTATACAACAATTTTCAAGATGCATTCTTTAAAAATGGTATTAACACAACTAATTATGCTTCTATTTCTAGTGGTAATGATAAGTCTCGTGTATTCTTTTCTTCTGAAAACACAGAAGCTGAAGGTGTTTTAGAAGAAACTGATGGATATACTAGAAATGGTTTACGTTTAAATGCAGATTATTATTTTAATGACTGGATTAAATTTACAACGAGTAACGCATTCATAAAATTAAATGATAACTCTCCAGGTGGTGGAAATGACATTTATAGAACTATTGCAAGACTAGCACCAGATGCACAGCTATTTGTTGAGAACCCAGATGGGCAACCTTATTGGTATAAGCCAGATCCATGGGAATCTGAAATTAGTAACCCATTATATAATTTATATGTAAGAGACGCAAAAGCTAAGCAACAACGTTTCTTAGGGTCTTATAATTTAAACTTAAGATTAACTGATGCCGTTACTGCTGAATTGGAATATGCATTTGAAAGCAATAACTATCGTTTTACAAGGCATAATAAATATGAAACATATACAACAACTGGTGACCCTATAGGATTTGGTTACAGTGAAGGTTCTTTGAATAAAAACAGTTCTTTTGAGTTATCTCAAAAAGCGCAAGCAACAATAAACTATGCTAAAACTTTTGGTGACCTTGAAGTAAAAGGTAAATTAAGTTATTTATTAGAAGATAGAGCTTATGAACAAGTGTCTGCTTCTGGTCAAAATTATTTATTTAGAGGTTTACCTACTTTAGATAACTTTGCTAATGCAGATATATCTGCTTCTTCAGACCAAAATGCTGAAAGAGCACAAAACATGTTTGTAATTGGTGGTTTAGTATATAAAGATCGCTATATTATTGATGCCTTATTTAGACGTGATGGTTCTTCTTTATTTGGAGCTAATGAAAGATGGAACAACTATTATAGAGTTTCTGGAGCCTATAGAGTTACTCAAGATATAGAAATTCCAGGTGTTCAAGAATTAAAGTTAAACTTTGCGAGAGGTACTTCAGGACAACGTCCAGGATTCTCATGGCAATATGAGCAAACGGCTCTTGGTGGAGGTTCTTTATCAACAAATAGAATCAAAGGTAATCCAGATTTAAAACCGTCATTAACAACAGAGAATGAATTTGGTTTAAACGCCTCTTTCTTAGATAGATTTACTTTAGAAGCTGCATACTCTAATCAAGTGTCAACAGATCAGTTTATGCTTGTTAGTTTATTTGCTCCTGCAAATGCTGGAAAAAATAGACAATGGCAAAATGTTGGTGATTTGGAATCAAATACTATTGAGGTGTCTTTAAACTCTCAAATTATTGATACTCCAAATGTGAAATGGGACTTAGGTGTAAACTTTACAACGGTTGATTCTAAAATTACTAAGTTAAACGCTCCTGAACAACAAGTAGGGCCTAGCGGTTTATTCTTATTAAGAGAGGGTATTGAATATGGTTCTATGTATGGTAGACGTTTTGTTACAGACTTAGCAACTATGGCTAATCAACTACCTTCAGGTATGTCTATTGGAGATTATAGTGTAAACAGTGATGGTGTCGTTGTTGAAACATCTCAAATTGGTACTACTGGTGAAGCTGCAATTATTGAAGTAGATGCTAACGGGACTCCTGTTTTTGAAAAAATTGGTAATCAAAATGCAGACTTTAACGTAGGTATTGTATCAAATTTCAGCTATAAAAAGTTAGATTTCTATATGCTTTGGGATTGGAAACAAGGCGGTGATATTTATAACGTAAACGGACAATGGACTACTATTAGTGAGAGAAACGCAATTGTTGATCAAGCTGGTAAGCCAGATTCTGAAAAGAAAACCAGAGTATATTACGGTTCTCTATACGATGTTAACCAAAATAACGCCTTTTGGGTTGAAGATGGTAGCTTTGTAAAGTTAAAAGAGGCTTCTGTTTCTTATACATTTGACTCTAAACAAATTCCTTTCTTAAGTTCACTTAAAGTGAGTTTAATTGGTAGAAACCTTTTAACGTTTTCTGACTATAAAGGTTGGGATCCTGAAATTGCTAATTATGATGGTGGTACACAACAGTACTACAGTGTTGATTATGGTGTTTACCCTAACCAATCATCATACTCAATGTCAGTTCAAATTAAATTCTAA
- the rlmB gene encoding 23S rRNA (guanosine(2251)-2'-O)-methyltransferase RlmB, whose product MEKETKIFGIRAIIEAINSGETIDKVFIQKGLKGELFFELDKLLRKYSINTSYVPLEKLNRLSNKNHQGVVAQISPIEFHDLETLVLDVIESGKNPLFLLLDQISDVRNFGAIIRTAECTGVNGIIIQKKGGAPINGDTIKTSAGAVFNIPICKVDHIKDAMFYLQASGIKVIAATEKTNDTIYDVSFVEPCAIIMGSEGRGINPSVLKLVDDKAKLPMRGEIGSLNVSVACGAFLYEVIRQRL is encoded by the coding sequence ATGGAAAAAGAAACAAAAATTTTTGGGATTAGAGCAATAATTGAAGCTATAAATTCTGGTGAAACAATTGATAAAGTCTTTATACAGAAAGGGCTCAAAGGCGAACTCTTTTTTGAGCTAGATAAGTTACTTAGAAAATACTCAATTAACACATCTTATGTCCCTCTTGAAAAGTTAAATAGGCTTTCAAACAAAAATCATCAAGGTGTTGTTGCACAAATTTCACCTATAGAATTTCATGATTTAGAGACATTAGTTTTAGATGTTATTGAATCTGGGAAAAACCCATTATTCTTACTGCTAGACCAAATTAGTGATGTTAGAAATTTTGGCGCCATTATTAGAACAGCAGAATGCACAGGAGTTAACGGCATAATTATTCAAAAAAAAGGAGGCGCTCCAATAAATGGTGATACGATTAAAACAAGTGCTGGAGCAGTTTTTAACATACCAATATGTAAAGTTGATCATATAAAAGATGCTATGTTTTATTTACAAGCATCAGGAATTAAAGTAATAGCTGCAACTGAAAAAACGAATGATACCATTTATGATGTATCCTTTGTAGAACCATGTGCTATTATCATGGGATCTGAAGGAAGAGGAATAAACCCTTCAGTTTTAAAATTAGTTGACGACAAAGCAAAATTACCAATGCGTGGAGAAATAGGTTCTCTTAATGTGTCTGTAGCTTGTGGTGCCTTTCTATACGAAGTAATTAGACAAAGACTTTAA
- a CDS encoding replication-associated recombination protein A translates to MNEPLAERLRPKILEDYISQSHLIGTNGSLTSSIKQGIIPSIILWGPPGIGKTTLAHIIANESKRPFYTLSAINSGVKDVREVIDKAKQSGGLFTTKNPILFIDEIHRFSKSQQDSLLQAVEKGWVTLIGATTENPSFEVIPALLSRCQVYILNSFDKNDLESLLKRAVEKDDILSKKNIIIDETEALLRLSGGDARKLLNIFELIVNSYDSDKIIITNEAVLQKVQNNTVRYDKTGEQHYDIISALIKSIRGSDPNAAVYWLARMIEGGEDVKFIARRLLILASEDIGNANPTALVIANSTFQAVSTIGNPESRIILSQCVTYLACSPKSNTAYKAIKDAQQLVQETGDLSVPLSIRNAPTKLMKELGYGDNYQYAHNHENNFALHEFLPDDISGTKLYDPGENSREKGMREFLKNRWKDKYDY, encoded by the coding sequence ATGAATGAACCTTTAGCAGAACGTTTAAGACCAAAAATCTTAGAGGATTATATTAGTCAGTCACATTTGATTGGTACTAATGGCTCACTAACAAGTTCAATTAAGCAAGGAATTATTCCCTCTATTATACTTTGGGGACCACCAGGAATTGGAAAAACTACGTTAGCACACATCATTGCGAATGAATCTAAAAGACCTTTTTACACTTTAAGTGCTATTAACTCTGGAGTGAAGGATGTACGCGAGGTAATTGATAAAGCAAAACAAAGCGGAGGCTTATTTACTACAAAAAATCCAATTTTGTTTATTGATGAAATACATCGCTTTAGTAAATCGCAACAAGATTCTTTGCTACAAGCCGTAGAAAAAGGTTGGGTAACTCTGATTGGAGCAACGACAGAAAATCCAAGTTTCGAAGTTATTCCTGCATTGCTATCTCGTTGTCAAGTCTATATTTTAAATTCTTTCGACAAAAACGATTTAGAGAGCCTTTTAAAGCGCGCTGTTGAAAAAGATGACATTCTATCCAAAAAGAACATAATCATCGACGAAACGGAAGCTCTATTACGTCTTTCTGGAGGTGACGCTAGGAAATTGTTAAACATTTTCGAACTAATCGTTAATTCTTACGATTCTGACAAAATTATAATTACCAACGAAGCCGTTTTACAGAAAGTTCAAAACAACACAGTTCGTTATGATAAAACCGGCGAACAACATTACGATATTATTTCAGCATTAATAAAATCTATTAGAGGTAGTGACCCAAATGCTGCTGTTTATTGGTTGGCAAGAATGATTGAAGGTGGTGAAGATGTAAAGTTTATTGCTAGACGATTATTAATCCTTGCTAGTGAAGATATTGGAAATGCAAATCCAACGGCATTAGTTATTGCCAATAGTACCTTTCAAGCGGTTTCAACTATTGGTAATCCTGAATCTAGAATTATTTTAAGCCAATGTGTTACATATTTAGCATGTTCACCTAAGAGTAATACAGCTTATAAAGCCATAAAAGATGCGCAACAATTGGTACAAGAAACTGGCGATTTAAGTGTGCCACTTTCCATAAGAAATGCGCCAACAAAGCTCATGAAAGAATTAGGTTATGGCGATAATTACCAATATGCGCATAACCATGAAAATAATTTTGCACTTCATGAATTCCTTCCAGATGATATATCTGGTACTAAACTCTATGATCCAGGTGAAAACTCAAGGGAAAAAGGAATGCGCGAGTTTTTAAAAAATCGTTGGAAAGATAAATACGACTATTAA
- the radC gene encoding DNA repair protein RadC, which yields MSEKPSSFSIKNWSQDDQPREKLRDKGKVALSDAELVAILIGSGNRDESAVALCKRILASVDNNLSELGKLSIKQLMNFKGIGEAKAITIAAALELGRRRRGGEALEKKKITSSASVFEFMQPIIGELPHEEFWIVYLNNSNKVIQKNQLSKGGITGTLVDVRLALKTALEVGATGIILAHNHPSGTLKPSEADKQLTAKLNTAAKSLDIKVLDHLIITEKAYFSFADENIL from the coding sequence ATGAGTGAAAAACCATCTTCGTTTTCAATTAAAAATTGGAGTCAAGACGATCAACCAAGAGAAAAACTTCGTGATAAAGGAAAAGTAGCATTAAGTGATGCCGAATTAGTTGCTATTTTAATTGGTTCGGGAAATAGAGACGAAAGTGCTGTAGCCTTATGTAAGCGTATTTTAGCAAGTGTTGATAATAACTTGAGCGAGCTAGGAAAACTATCTATTAAGCAACTTATGAATTTTAAAGGTATTGGTGAAGCGAAAGCTATAACTATTGCTGCAGCTTTAGAGTTAGGTAGGAGACGTAGAGGAGGAGAGGCTTTAGAAAAGAAAAAAATCACATCAAGTGCTTCGGTTTTTGAATTCATGCAGCCCATTATTGGCGAATTACCACATGAAGAATTTTGGATAGTGTATTTGAATAATTCTAATAAAGTCATTCAAAAAAATCAATTAAGTAAAGGAGGTATAACAGGAACACTTGTTGATGTTCGTTTAGCACTTAAGACCGCTTTAGAAGTTGGAGCGACAGGAATTATTTTAGCACATAACCATCCTTCAGGAACACTTAAGCCTAGTGAAGCAGATAAACAACTAACTGCCAAATTAAATACTGCAGCAAAAAGTTTAGACATAAAGGTTTTGGATCATTTAATTATAACCGAAAAAGCATACTTTAGCTTCGCAGATGAAAATATCTTGTAA
- a CDS encoding rhomboid family intramembrane serine protease: MNNQDQFKYTTGVVGFPLAFVMILWLIFWFEVRFGFSFNDLGVYPRTLSGLKGIVFSPFVHGSMEHLYHNSIPLFVLSVALFYFYREISWKVIGYGILFSGLLTWFIARPSYHIGASGLIYVLMSFILFKGIFAKHFRLIALSLLVVFLYGSMIWYVFPIKEKVSWEGHLSGLIIGFVFALLFRKSIAKPKKYAWEQPNYNEDDDPFLKHFDENGNFIENLPEESEIVEEDNKPRFKITYHLRRRNND, from the coding sequence ATGAACAATCAAGATCAATTTAAATATACAACTGGAGTCGTTGGCTTTCCATTAGCTTTTGTAATGATTTTATGGTTGATTTTTTGGTTTGAAGTTAGATTTGGATTCAGTTTTAATGATTTAGGAGTATACCCTAGAACCTTAAGTGGCTTAAAAGGCATTGTTTTTAGTCCATTTGTTCATGGAAGTATGGAGCATTTGTATCATAACTCTATTCCACTCTTTGTGTTATCGGTGGCTCTTTTTTATTTCTATAGAGAGATTTCCTGGAAAGTTATAGGCTATGGTATATTGTTTTCTGGCTTACTTACTTGGTTTATTGCACGTCCATCTTATCATATTGGAGCAAGTGGATTGATTTATGTCCTTATGAGCTTCATACTTTTTAAAGGCATTTTTGCTAAGCATTTTAGACTTATTGCTTTATCGCTATTGGTTGTCTTTCTTTATGGTTCTATGATTTGGTATGTATTCCCAATTAAAGAAAAGGTGTCTTGGGAAGGACATTTATCTGGACTAATCATAGGATTTGTTTTTGCATTATTGTTCAGAAAGTCGATTGCAAAGCCTAAAAAATATGCTTGGGAACAACCAAATTATAATGAAGATGACGATCCTTTCTTAAAACATTTTGATGAAAATGGAAATTTTATTGAAAACTTACCAGAGGAGTCAGAAATAGTAGAGGAGGATAATAAGCCTAGATTTAAAATAACGTACCATCTTAGGCGCAGAAATAATGATTAA
- a CDS encoding DUF1569 domain-containing protein, which yields MKSLFNADTHKEILERIEKLNENTSANWGKMSVGQMLTHCQKPLEVANGNLQLNTKIGFLKKLMFKFFKPLMYNDKTWQKNLATVKEFKITETKEFNQEKSKLVNVINEFSNIKDKSNWPKHPFFGNFNTEQWGQMQYKHLDHHLKQFGV from the coding sequence ATGAAATCTTTATTTAATGCTGATACTCATAAAGAAATTCTTGAAAGAATTGAGAAATTAAACGAAAACACCTCAGCTAATTGGGGAAAAATGTCTGTTGGACAAATGCTTACTCATTGTCAAAAACCCCTTGAAGTTGCAAACGGCAACTTACAGTTAAATACTAAAATTGGTTTTTTAAAAAAGCTTATGTTTAAATTTTTCAAACCGCTTATGTACAATGATAAAACTTGGCAAAAAAACTTGGCTACTGTCAAGGAATTTAAAATTACTGAAACTAAAGAATTCAATCAAGAAAAGAGTAAATTGGTAAACGTAATTAATGAATTTTCGAATATAAAAGATAAAAGTAACTGGCCAAAGCATCCATTTTTTGGTAATTTTAATACCGAACAATGGGGACAAATGCAATACAAACATTTAGATCATCATTTAAAACAATTTGGAGTATAA
- a CDS encoding polysaccharide deacetylase family protein, with product MLLVYTHKITPRLNYIFKQVCTRILGIPVSFTTQVEEFIAHDSLKMSYSTQQLGNEFHIKNHSILFEQGLADNDIHVQDWGDTKCFFYSGEKNSMPFDIFAASFYLLSRYEEYMPHVKDEYGRFTANDSLAYKHNFLEQPVVDIWAFKFRKALQRKFPDFQFKERTYNVKPVIDVPMAYYFKQKGLMRTIGGTLNDIFRFKFKQLYQRYLVLLQFKRDPYDTYKWIINMQKHSKSKFLVCFLIGDYTTYDKNISINKKVFVSLIKSVADYCNVGLKASFFALEDFDILKSEKQSMESTINTSLIASRNSFSKLNLPSAYRNLIDLEIKEDYTMGYISHIGFRAGTCTPFLFYDLDYEVQTPLLVNTFHLMDYSLLRHVSLLDKKQTLEKIILQIKKVNGTFTPIFHNYSFSDDPIWSGYKELFAIALNSEHETSISNTTVI from the coding sequence ATGCTTTTAGTCTATACTCATAAAATTACACCTCGTTTAAATTACATATTTAAGCAAGTGTGTACGCGTATTTTAGGTATTCCAGTATCTTTTACCACACAAGTTGAAGAGTTTATTGCGCATGATAGTTTAAAAATGTCTTATTCTACACAGCAACTTGGTAATGAATTTCATATAAAAAATCATTCAATTTTATTTGAACAAGGTTTAGCCGATAATGATATTCATGTACAAGATTGGGGGGATACAAAGTGTTTCTTTTATAGTGGAGAAAAAAATTCAATGCCATTCGATATTTTTGCCGCGTCTTTTTATTTGTTAAGTCGTTATGAAGAGTATATGCCACATGTAAAAGATGAATATGGACGATTTACTGCCAATGATAGTTTAGCTTATAAGCACAATTTTTTAGAGCAACCTGTTGTTGATATTTGGGCTTTTAAATTTAGAAAGGCTTTACAAAGAAAATTTCCTGATTTTCAATTTAAAGAGAGAACTTATAACGTAAAGCCTGTTATAGATGTTCCAATGGCATACTATTTTAAGCAAAAAGGTTTAATGAGAACCATTGGAGGAACTCTAAATGATATTTTCAGGTTTAAATTTAAACAGTTATACCAGCGTTATTTGGTATTGCTACAATTTAAAAGAGATCCATATGATACTTATAAATGGATTATTAATATGCAAAAACATAGTAAGAGCAAGTTTTTAGTATGTTTTTTAATTGGTGATTACACAACCTACGATAAAAATATAAGTATCAATAAAAAAGTATTTGTGTCTTTAATAAAATCGGTTGCCGATTATTGTAATGTTGGCTTAAAAGCCTCTTTTTTCGCATTGGAAGATTTCGACATTTTAAAGAGTGAAAAGCAAAGCATGGAATCTACAATTAATACATCACTTATAGCTTCAAGAAACTCGTTTTCAAAACTTAATTTGCCTAGTGCCTACCGTAATTTAATAGATTTAGAGATTAAAGAAGATTATACAATGGGTTATATTAGCCATATTGGTTTTAGAGCAGGAACCTGTACACCATTTTTGTTTTATGATTTAGATTATGAAGTACAAACACCTTTACTAGTTAATACATTCCATCTAATGGATTATTCGCTTTTAAGACATGTTTCTTTATTAGATAAAAAACAAACCTTAGAAAAAATTATATTACAAATAAAAAAAGTGAATGGTACTTTTACACCAATATTTCATAATTACTCTTTTAGTGATGACCCAATATGGTCTGGATATAAAGAGTTATTTGCAATAGCATTAAATTCAGAACATGAAACATCAATATCTAATACTACAGTGATATAA
- a CDS encoding SusD/RagB family nutrient-binding outer membrane lipoprotein, with the protein MKNTIKNIALLICVTMFFSSCETIDYGTTNDNPSGPTAPVTSQLLTSAQASIPAIAVDEKAILYMQHITQGQYPGSSRYETLTASYNGWYTGPMQNLNEIIKLNEDPATAAAALAYGATENQLAVSKILRAYYLQYMTDRWGYLPWSEAFQGVQSPQPAFDSQESIYNFMFAEVDAALAMISSGAGPQGDVLFDGDMDRWAAFGNNLKAQMAMRISDVNPTLAQTKFEQAVASGMLITDNADNIEFNYGSDETSDSPWEDNFQTREDYILSVTMIEEQRANLDPRMFEYAEEARDSVHPSPNFPGGIDAGYVGAPNGAVNGNVPDYSFITSDIIYEKQFPSPLFTAAETHFKMAEAAMKGWNVGGGTAAAHYDLGVLASMDYWGVDTADAAAYLAAHPYVGIAEIAYEKWVALYLQGPEAWAEWRRLDLPLLTPSPFASTQQIPTRDAYDAAIESNNKANYDAMVAAQGADNIYTKLWWDVN; encoded by the coding sequence ATGAAGAATACAATAAAAAACATAGCATTATTAATATGCGTTACTATGTTCTTTAGTTCATGTGAAACTATTGATTATGGTACTACAAATGACAACCCTAGTGGGCCTACAGCCCCTGTGACTTCACAGTTGCTTACGTCTGCTCAGGCTTCTATACCAGCAATTGCTGTAGATGAAAAAGCTATTCTATATATGCAACACATTACTCAAGGACAATATCCTGGGTCATCTCGTTACGAAACGTTAACTGCAAGTTATAATGGTTGGTATACTGGACCTATGCAGAATCTAAATGAAATTATTAAACTTAACGAAGATCCTGCAACTGCGGCGGCGGCTCTAGCATATGGAGCTACAGAAAATCAATTAGCAGTTTCTAAAATATTAAGAGCATATTACTTGCAGTATATGACTGATAGATGGGGTTATTTGCCTTGGTCGGAAGCATTCCAAGGAGTTCAAAGCCCTCAACCAGCTTTTGATTCTCAAGAATCTATTTACAACTTTATGTTTGCTGAAGTAGATGCTGCATTAGCAATGATTTCTAGTGGAGCTGGACCTCAAGGCGATGTATTATTTGATGGAGATATGGACAGATGGGCTGCTTTTGGAAATAACTTAAAAGCACAAATGGCTATGAGAATTTCTGATGTAAATCCAACTTTAGCACAAACTAAGTTTGAGCAAGCTGTTGCCTCTGGAATGTTAATTACAGATAACGCTGATAACATTGAATTCAATTATGGGTCTGATGAAACAAGTGATAGTCCATGGGAAGATAACTTCCAAACTCGTGAAGATTATATCTTGTCTGTAACAATGATTGAAGAGCAAAGAGCTAACTTAGATCCGAGAATGTTTGAATATGCAGAAGAAGCTAGAGATAGTGTACATCCTTCACCTAACTTCCCAGGAGGGATAGATGCAGGTTATGTTGGAGCACCAAATGGAGCAGTAAATGGTAATGTACCTGATTACTCTTTCATTACAAGTGATATCATTTATGAGAAACAATTCCCATCTCCTTTATTTACTGCTGCTGAAACGCATTTCAAAATGGCTGAAGCTGCAATGAAAGGATGGAATGTTGGTGGTGGTACTGCTGCTGCACACTATGACTTAGGAGTTCTTGCTTCTATGGATTACTGGGGAGTAGATACAGCTGACGCTGCGGCTTATCTTGCTGCACACCCTTATGTTGGAATTGCAGAAATTGCTTATGAAAAGTGGGTAGCATTATATTTACAAGGACCTGAAGCTTGGGCTGAGTGGAGACGTTTAGATCTTCCTTTACTTACACCTTCGCCTTTTGCAAGTACACAACAGATCCCAACTAGAGATGCTTATGATGCAGCTATAGAAAGCAACAACAAAGCAAATTATGACGCTATGGTTGCTGCGCAAGGTGCAGATAACATTTACACTAAACTATGGTGGGATGTAAACTAG
- a CDS encoding YjjG family noncanonical pyrimidine nucleotidase has protein sequence MKINNISHVFFDLDHTLWDFDKNSGLTFEKIFQLNNIDTNLKEFLEVYEPINFQYWKLYREEKIEKSKLRFGRLHDAFSELNIVVKPSLIYKLSEDYITHLCSFNHLFDGAVEILDYLKPKYQLHIITNGFKEVQQGKLNNANIEHYFKTVTNSEMVGVKKPNPKIFNHALSLAKANKSNSIMIGDNLEADILGALDVGLDAICFNYHNEDLNGELKHVNNLIELKQFL, from the coding sequence ATGAAAATTAATAATATCTCTCACGTTTTTTTTGATTTAGATCATACCCTTTGGGATTTTGATAAAAATTCTGGGCTTACTTTCGAAAAAATATTTCAATTAAATAATATAGATACTAATTTAAAAGAGTTTTTAGAAGTTTATGAGCCAATCAACTTTCAGTATTGGAAACTATATAGAGAGGAAAAAATAGAAAAATCAAAATTGCGTTTTGGTCGTTTGCATGATGCATTTAGTGAGCTAAATATTGTTGTAAAACCTAGCTTGATTTATAAATTATCGGAAGACTATATTACTCATTTATGCTCGTTTAACCATTTGTTTGATGGTGCTGTAGAAATCTTAGATTATTTAAAACCAAAATACCAGTTACATATAATTACAAATGGTTTTAAAGAAGTACAACAAGGAAAATTAAACAATGCAAATATTGAACATTATTTTAAAACTGTTACCAATTCTGAAATGGTAGGAGTAAAGAAGCCAAATCCAAAAATCTTTAATCATGCTCTTAGTTTAGCAAAAGCTAACAAAAGTAATAGCATTATGATTGGGGATAATCTAGAAGCGGATATTTTAGGAGCCTTAGATGTTGGATTAGATGCTATTTGTTTTAATTACCATAACGAAGATTTAAACGGAGAATTGAAACATGTTAATAACCTCATAGAGTTGAAGCAATTTTTATAA